The nucleotide sequence TTGCCGATTTTATAGATGAAGATGAACTATCCGAAATGAAAGCCCAGGCGAAGTTTTTAAGGGCATATTATCATTATTTGCTGTTTGAATTGTATGGGCCAATTCCCATCATGGATGCAGCGGCAGATCCTTCGTCTCCCGATCTTGATTTTGCAAGAAGTCCTGTAGATGAGGTGGTTAATTTTATTGATTCAGAATTGGTAGAGGTATCTGAGCAATTAAATGATAAAGAAACAGAGCAAAACTTTTTGGCATTACCAACGAAAGGTGTTGCGCTAGCGGTAAGGGCGAGGCTATGGATGTATGCTGCCAGTCCGCTATTCAATGGAGGATATGAAGAAGCATTGTCATTGACCAATCCAGAAAGTGGAAATAGGCTTTTCCCAGATCACGATTCTAGCAAGTGGCAAAAGGCCCTTGACGCAGTTCAAGAATTTATTGATTTTGCAGAAAGTGGTTATTATGAACTGTATAAAGAGCTCGATGACGATGGGGAATATGATCCGTATAGTTCACTTTATAACCTGTTTATGGAATATAATGATGAGATTATTTGGGCTAATCCGAACCATAGTTTTGGAAACCTAACGGGAGAAGGGGTGGATAGGAGAGCGACTCCTAGAACAGAGCGCGGTGGATTTGCATGCATTGCGATATCTCAAGAGTTGGTAGATGACTTTTTTATGATAGATGGAAAAACTATCGGGGAATCGGATCTGTATAGTGAGGAAGGCTTTTCCGATCCTGGAGAAGATCTCAGTGGCCAAACAGATATTGGCACTTATAGAATGTGGATCAATAGGGAACCAAGGTTTTATCAGACAGTATTTTTCCATGGTAGAAAATGGCACATTAGCAATAATGTAATAAAGTTCAATAAAGGAAACGGTAATGATAATTCTTCCCAGAATTACCCTTGGTCCGGTTATTTGATGTATAAAAGAATAAGCAGATCCATTTATAATGAGGGAAGCTATCCTAGAAGTGAATATCGTCCATCCATCATCTTTAGGCTGGCAGAATTTTACCTTCTCTATGCAGAGGCCTTAAACGAGGTAAACCCATCAGATGCTAGAATTATCGAGTATATCGATAAGGTAAGGAAAAGAGCAGGAATTCCATTGTTAGCGGATATCAAACCGGAGATTATCGGAGATCAGGAAGCCCAAAGAGAAGCAGTGAGACAGGAGATGCGCGTGGAGTTGGCAACAGAAGGACAGCGTTACTTCGATGTTAGAAGGTGGATGATTGCTGAACAGCCAGAAGGCCAACAGGGAGGCGCTTTTTATGGTATGAACATGAATGCGGAAGTGGAGGCAGATTTTTTCGAGAGGACACCTTATGAAGTAAGGGCCTGGGAAAAAGCCATGTATCTGTATCCTATTCCTTTAAATGAAATTCAGAAAAGTGAAAGGCTGGTTCAGAACCCCGGGTGGTAAGCACTTAAGTTGATCGTCCATTGCCGATTTACAAACAAAAAAACTTGACATATGAATAACATATCTTATAAAATATATTCTTTTTTTCTCCTACTGTGTCTCATTGTTGGGGCAGGTTGTGAGGAAGATGAGCAAGAAATACCTACAGGTATTTTTATAGCACCTAACTCCAGGGACATCGTGGAACCAAGGAATGTTGTATTTGTGGAAAATTATGAATCCTCCATTGCATTTTCCGTGGCAGTTTATGAGCCCGCTTCAGAAGAAATACAGGTGGCCATAAGGCAAAATAATGAATTGGTAAGCCAATATAATTCTACCAATGGGACGCAATATGAGCCTTTACCTGAACAAAGTATCCGTTTTAGTTCAGAAACACCAGTGATCGAGAAGGGAGAAAAGAATTCCGCGGAAATTGAGGCATTGATCAACTCAGATCTATTGGATGAGGATAAAACCTATATGCTGGCTTTGGAAATTACCAATGCCAGTGGAAATATCGTATTAAACAAGGCGATGAATGTAAAGTATTTTAGCTTGAAAGGCGGGCCACCACCAAATATCGCTTTAGGTAAACCAACTAATCAGTCAAGTATTACCGCTGGTGGACTTAGCCCAAGGGCTGTTGATGGCAATACCAATGGAGCATGGAGTGCAGGATCTGTAACCCATACAGCCGGCGTAGGCCAGGATTGGTGGGAGGTAGACCTAGAAGCTATATCACCATTGATTGCCCAGATCAATATATATAACCGTACAGATTGTTGTGCACAAAGATTGGTGGATTTCCATGTATTTGTATCAGATGTGCCATTTGAATCCACTTCTTTAGAAGAAACGCAGGCCCAAGAAGGGGTATCTGATTATTTTACTGCAGGAGTAGGTGGAGCTAAGACTGAAATCAAAATAGGCAGGACAGGCAGGTATGTGAGGGTACAACTAGAAGGGAATACGCCATTAGCTTTGGCAGAGGTAGAGATATTAGCCTTATAATAAAAATTAAACAGGATAGTAACCCGCTATTGTACCTTTGGTTCGGTAGTGGGTTGCTTTATTAAAAGTAGATGAAAAAGTTCGGATTATTAATTAAGGTGTTGTTACCCTTGCAGATGTTGGCGTTTTATGCCTATGGTCAAAAGATTAAGCCCAATCATATTCAGTTTATATCCCCAGGGGATAGCCAAGAAGACATTATTGAAAAGGCTGCCAATGTGGTTCCAACGGTGAGGCAACTCAGGTGGCAAAAGCTGGAGGTCACAGGTTTTATCCATTTTGGTGTCAACACATTTACTGGAAAGGAGTGGGGAACTGGAAATGAAAAACCTGAAATTTTCAATCCTACTGACCTTGATGCAGAACAATGGGTTTTGGCCGCCAAGGCTGGCGGAATCAAGCAGTTGATCATTACTGCAAAGCACCATGATGGATTTTGTCTATGGCCTACCGAGACTACTGAACATTCGGTGGTTTCAAGTCCATGGAAATCAGGTAAAGGAGATGTGGTAAAAGCCTTAGCAGAAGCTTGTAGGAAACATGATATGGGATTTGGTATATACCTTTCCCCTTGGGATATGAATGCGCCGAGCTATGGAACAGAAGCTTATAATGATTTATTTATAGATCAGCTTACAGAACTACTTACTTGGTATGGGAAAATAGATGAAGTATGGTTTGATGGAGCTAATGGGGAAGGACCAAATGGTAAAAAACAGGTCTATGATTTTGATCGTTATTATGAAAAAATAAGGGAATTGCAGCCTGAGGCTGTCATTGCCATCATGGGGCCTGATGTGAGGTGGGTAGGAACAGAAACCGGTTATGGAAAAGATACGGAATGGAGTGTAGTTCCTGTCAATAACCTTGATCAGGAAAAAATAGCGGCTAATTCTCAGCAAAATGTAAATGTGAAACCTACTTGGGACAAGTCCAAGGAAGTCTTGGGAAGCCGGGAAAGCTTACTCAATGCCAAAGGCTTGGTATGGTATCCCGCAGAAACTGATGTGTCCATTCGGCCAGGTTGGTTTTATCACAAGAATCAGGACGATAAAGTAAAATCCCCGGAAAAGCTTTTGGATATCTATTTTAATTCCGTTGGTAAAAATGGTGTGTTGCTTTTGAACTTACCACCGGATAAAAGAGGATTGATTCATGAGGAAGATGTAAAAAATTTAAAGGCATGGAAGGCATTAATTGATGAGCTGTTTGATGAGAACTTGTTAAAGCGTGCGACAGGTAATAAGAAATTCAACAAAAGCCTTGTAGATGGACAATTAGAGACCTCTATTGTTCCTTCTAAAACCAAAGAAGGTTATGAGATAAGGTTTGATTTTAAAAATCCGATCGCTTTTAATGTCCTTGTACTTCAAGAAAATATTACCAAAGGGCAGCGTGTGGAGAACTTTCAACTTGAAGTCCTAAAAGATGGAAAATGGCAATCTGTTGTAAACGGAACAACTATTGGGTATAAACGAATATCAACGCTTCAGGAGGTAAATGGGAGTCAATTTAGACTGAAAATTCAAGATAGTAGATTGTCTCCGGAGATTTCCGAAGTCGGATTTTATTTAGATAAGCAATAATCAATAGGACTAAAACTTTAATTTCCACATTAGCTGTATTTATATGGATGATGTGGAAATTAAATGCTTTGCTGCCTTATTTTATAATAAGGATGGCCGCTATGATGGATTATTCCTTTGAAATTTGCTTGGACCGGGCGAGGTTTACCTAACAGATGATGAAAGAGCTTGTGTCTTAATTCAAACGTTCGGTAAAAAAAATGAATTTCATAAAGGCCATTGGGCTAGACCTAAAGTTGGTTGTAAAAAGTGTTGGCTTGGGGAATGTGTTGAAGGCATTGAAACGTGAGGCGAAACTAAAGAAAAATTACCCAAAAGGTATTTCGGGTAATTATTTGTGGTTTATTGGTGTGCTGCCTGAGAATCAAGGAGAAGGAATGGGGAGTCATTTATTGGATTATAGTAAATAATCCTCGGGGCAAGCCCACGAGGCATTATTGGTCAATCGAATATTTTTAATTGATAATTGGTCTTCAGTTTTTTATATCCTTTTTCCAGCCCTTGACTCTTTACATAATTAGCGATCTTTTCCTCTGTTCCATGTTGGCCTACCGTATTGACAAAATATCCCTTACCCCAAAACTCCCCTCCCCAGAGCTGTTTTTTCACCTCTGGGCATTCTTTAAACACCTCTCGTGACACTAAACTCTTTATCGTTCTCACTATTTTGGTTATACTATACGTTGGAACCGATTGGATCAGAAAATGTACATGGTCAGCATCTGTACCGATTTCCAGAAATTTAATCTCATATCTTAGTTCTATCTGTTCACACGTCGATGTCAGAACTTTATCAACCTCTTTACTGAACACTACTCGTCTATATTTTGCTGAGCAAACTATATGGTACAGCAAAACTGATACATTATGACTCTTATGGATATACTTACTTTCTTGCGACATCGAGTCACAAGATAGTAAAACGAGGCTAGCCTCGGGGAATTTGACCCTAAGAGATTAAAGTTAAAAGTCAACGGGAAAATAAGCATCTATATCTTGAAACGTCTTCAGAAAGGAATTTGCCATGGTATTCGATAAACGGCTTTGAACTTTACCATCAAATGGATGATTTTGGCTTCCCCTTTTACTATTTTAGGTATTTAAGCTATCTGATTATCCGCAATGATGCCAGTAACCTTAAATCCTTTGCTTAAGTGGTTGGGAGTTTGAAGACTGAAGACCGAAGGAGTTGATATTTTAATATACACTTAGAAATCCACGTTCTGTGAACGTGGTCAGAGACCGTTTCACGGGTTTGCCTAAAAACCGACTCAAGGTTAACTTTCAAGATGTTGTCCCCACAACAAAAGAAAGTAACCAAATGAGTCGATTCAATAGATTATCTCATGCCATTTGGCATTGTAAGTACCATATAGTTTGGACGCCTAAATATAGGTATAAAGTGCTTAAGGGCACAATAAAGGAAGAGGTAGAAACCTGCATTCATCTGTTCAGCGAGCAAAAGCGTTGCAAGATAGAAGCATTAAATGTTTAGGAGGACCATGTTCACCTGATTATCGAGGTACCGCCAAAAGTATCCATATCAGAAATTGTAGGTGTGCTAAAAGGACGTACTGCAATAAGGGTTTTTGGTAGGTTCAAGGAGTTGAAGCAGCGCCCCTATTGGGGCAATCACTTTTGGGCCAAGGGCTACTGTGTAGATACGATAGGTCTTGATTCGGAAATGATCAGACGATATGTGGAATATCAGGAAAAGCAAGAAAAGAAGTTTGAAAAGTAAATAAAGTTTAACATAGGGGGTTATCACAAATCCCCTTCCTTTGGATGGGGATGTTTTAATTAAAATGAACATTTCGATTCGCTTTTAACTTTTACTGGTGTAATTGCGGATATACATATTAAGCTAAAAGCAATAATGATGAGTTTGTTTTGAGTAAGGCTTTTCTGTAAATCTACAATTACATCACCATTCAAACAGGCCTATAAAGAGACACCGCTCTCGGGAAATCCTGGTCATTGGGGGCAGCATGCAGGGATAGAATAAGTTGAGGTGGATAAAATAGGGGGCCATGGAGGTATTAATTTTAATTGATACTATACAAATGAGATTTTTCTAATATGTTATTTTTTCTTTTTGGTGTTAGTTGAAATATTTGTTAGTTTAGGGCATGTGATCTAAATATATTTGACTTTCCAGTCATATGATCAATGGTTTTGGTTATAGAATAATGTAATGGTGAGCGTTAGGAGTATAATAAAGAAGAGTCTATATGGACAAAGCTTTTATTATTCCGTTATAAATTATAGTGAACATTCGGTTGTTTGCGAAATAATAGCTATTGTAAATGGTCTGATAATATGGTTTTATTCTTCTTCTGGATAGATAGAACTATTTTAATTTGTGAAATAATTGAATATGTTTGTTTGAACAAAAGTACAATATATTATAGATGAAAACCCATAATAATTTCTTGTTGGCAGTATTGGCAGGGATAGTGATCTTTACCGCTTGTGATGGGCCATCTGAGGAAAACAAAAGCTTATTGGCATCGGATCAGATCAGTTATAATTTTCATATTCGACCGATATTGTCAGATAAATGTTTTGCCTGCCATGGGCCAGATGCCAATAAAAGAGAAGCCGGTTTACGACTGGATACCGAGGAAGGCGCTTATGCAGCATTGAAGGATTCTCCTGATGCGCATGTGATCGTACCTGGAAAAGCCAATGAATCTGCCGTTTATCAGCGGATAAGTACGGAAGATCCCAGTTTACAAATGCCCCCGCCTGATTCCAACCTAAAACTTTCGGAAGAAGAAGTCGAACTCATTAAAAAATGGATCAATAAGGGAGCTAAATATGAGCCCCATTGGGCTTTCACACCTCCCAAAAAATCAGCATTGCCATTAGAGGACGAGTGGTGCAGAAATGAAATAGATAATTTTGCCCTTGCTCAAATGAAGCAATACAGGCTTTCTCCCAATGAAGAGGCAGATGCTGCTACATTGGTAAAGCGATTAAGTCTGGATATCACTGGACTTCCACCAAGTCTGGAATTGATCGATAAGTATTCAGATCTAAGTGGAGATAATTATGAGGCATTGGTAGATGAGTTGATGGCTAAACCATCCTATGGTGAAAAACTGGCTGTGCTATGGATGGATGTATCCAGGTATTCGGATAGCTATGGGTATCAGGATGACGAAATGCGCACCCAATGGCCATACCGAGATTGGGTAATTCATGCTTTCAATGAGAATATGTCCTATGACCAGTTTATCACCTGGCAGCTTGCAGGAGATATGCTTCCAAATGCCACCAAGGAACAAATATTAGCTACGGCATTTAACAGAAATCATAAATACACAGAAGAAGGCGGGATTATTCATGAAGAATATAGGGTAGAATATATCCTGGACAAGACCAATACATTCACGAAAGGTATTTTGGGTATCACCATGGAGTGTGCCCAATGTCATGATCATAAATATGATCCTTTTTCTCAGGAGAACTACTTTCAAATGTACGCCTTCTTTAATAACACTCCTGAAAAAGGGTTTGAAGGAGATGTTTCAAGAAGTAAACCTGCCAAAACTCCTATCTTATGGATTGACAAAGAAGATACTGATCCAGATGGAGTTTTGAGTTATTTGAATGCTCCTGATACATCACAGATTATGGTTTCTGTGATGGACGAACTGGATACCCTTCGTAAGACCTATATTTTGGATAGGGGTGTTTATGATGCACCTACAGTGGAGGTTCAGGCCTCGACCCCTCCATCCATCATGAAATATGCTGAAGGACTGCCAAAAAACCGTCTGGGATTGGCCGAATGGACCACCGATAAGAAAAACCCACTTACTGCGAGGGTATTTGTGAACCTTATTTGGCAAGAGATATTTGGTCAGGGAATAGTGGCCTCTGCCGGTGATTTTGGGATGCAGGGAGACTTGCCAACCCACCCCCAGCTATTGGATTGGTTGGCAGTGGATTTCATGGAAAATGACTGGGACATCAAGAGACTGATGAAGCAGATTTATTCATCTGCTACCTACAGACAGTCTTCAATAATCACAGAGAAAAAGCTGTCCAAGGATCCAAGTAATCTTTATTTGGCCAGGGCGCCAAGGTTAAGACTGACTGCTGAAAATATCCAGGATTTAGTATTGGCCAGCAGTGGGCTTTTGAACAAGGAAATAGGAGGGATGAGCATAAAGCCTTATCAGCCAGAGGGACTATGGGAAGCGGCCACTTCAGGAAGAGGTTCCTTGGCAAAATATGTTCAGGATAAGGGAGATAAGATTTACAGAAGAGGACTTTATCACTTTATCAAATTAACCGTACCACCACCAAAAGCCATCATCTTTGATGCCAGCAATCGTGACCGATGCGAGGTGACGAGAGGCAGGACGAATACGCCATTGCAGGCGCTCGTGATGCTCAATGATCCATTTGTACTTGAAGCAGCAAGGGTTATGAGTACCCAGATGGAGAAGGAGAATTTAAGTCCTGAGGAAGGGATAGAAACGGCATTTAAAAAGATCCTTTGCCGAAACATAAAAGATGAGGAGAAGGAAGTTTTGATGGATTATTTTGTCCAGGAGAAAGAGCGTTTCGAAGGAAATCCTGAAGTAATAGAAGAAAGTTTGGATGTTGGGGAAAAGCCATTGCTGGAAGAAGGCGTCAGTGCTGAGTCAGCTGCGATGATGCAGGTAATCGTCTCTTTGTATAATTTAGAAGAAACCATCACTAAGATTTGATATGGAAAAGGAAATATTAGAGCACGGATTAAATCAGAATAGAAGAAAATTTCTCTCCAAATTAAGTTTAGGTGTGGGAAGTATGGCTTTGGGGTCATTGCTTATTCCTGATTTGTTTAAGGGGAGTGGAGGAATGGAAGATGAATTGATGGCGGCCATTCCTCATTTTGCTCCTAAGGCAAAAAGGGTCATTTATCTTTTTCAAAATGGTGCTCCCAGTCAACTAGAAAGTTTTGATTATAAACCTATGCTGCGTGAGCGGATGGGGGAAGACCTTCCTGCTAGTATTCGGAATGGTCAACGATTGACAGGGATGACAGCTGGCCAAACCAATTTTCCATTGGTAGGTTCCTATTAT is from Echinicola marina and encodes:
- a CDS encoding alpha-L-fucosidase is translated as MKKFGLLIKVLLPLQMLAFYAYGQKIKPNHIQFISPGDSQEDIIEKAANVVPTVRQLRWQKLEVTGFIHFGVNTFTGKEWGTGNEKPEIFNPTDLDAEQWVLAAKAGGIKQLIITAKHHDGFCLWPTETTEHSVVSSPWKSGKGDVVKALAEACRKHDMGFGIYLSPWDMNAPSYGTEAYNDLFIDQLTELLTWYGKIDEVWFDGANGEGPNGKKQVYDFDRYYEKIRELQPEAVIAIMGPDVRWVGTETGYGKDTEWSVVPVNNLDQEKIAANSQQNVNVKPTWDKSKEVLGSRESLLNAKGLVWYPAETDVSIRPGWFYHKNQDDKVKSPEKLLDIYFNSVGKNGVLLLNLPPDKRGLIHEEDVKNLKAWKALIDELFDENLLKRATGNKKFNKSLVDGQLETSIVPSKTKEGYEIRFDFKNPIAFNVLVLQENITKGQRVENFQLEVLKDGKWQSVVNGTTIGYKRISTLQEVNGSQFRLKIQDSRLSPEISEVGFYLDKQ
- the tnpA gene encoding IS200/IS605 family transposase; translation: MSQESKYIHKSHNVSVLLYHIVCSAKYRRVVFSKEVDKVLTSTCEQIELRYEIKFLEIGTDADHVHFLIQSVPTYSITKIVRTIKSLVSREVFKECPEVKKQLWGGEFWGKGYFVNTVGQHGTEEKIANYVKSQGLEKGYKKLKTNYQLKIFD
- a CDS encoding RagB/SusD family nutrient uptake outer membrane protein, which codes for MNLYRITTKLALLLTVILSSCNMDYLDVSDELAGELTMEEVFNTPSTTRQFHRNIFSGIPNSSNMMLNIGGLDNPWAGATDEIKMAQGPLRNLTSNGFNSGNASFHRWGALYQLIRQANLFLENARVIPKSGIADFIDEDELSEMKAQAKFLRAYYHYLLFELYGPIPIMDAAADPSSPDLDFARSPVDEVVNFIDSELVEVSEQLNDKETEQNFLALPTKGVALAVRARLWMYAASPLFNGGYEEALSLTNPESGNRLFPDHDSSKWQKALDAVQEFIDFAESGYYELYKELDDDGEYDPYSSLYNLFMEYNDEIIWANPNHSFGNLTGEGVDRRATPRTERGGFACIAISQELVDDFFMIDGKTIGESDLYSEEGFSDPGEDLSGQTDIGTYRMWINREPRFYQTVFFHGRKWHISNNVIKFNKGNGNDNSSQNYPWSGYLMYKRISRSIYNEGSYPRSEYRPSIIFRLAEFYLLYAEALNEVNPSDARIIEYIDKVRKRAGIPLLADIKPEIIGDQEAQREAVRQEMRVELATEGQRYFDVRRWMIAEQPEGQQGGAFYGMNMNAEVEADFFERTPYEVRAWEKAMYLYPIPLNEIQKSERLVQNPGW
- a CDS encoding PSD1 and planctomycete cytochrome C domain-containing protein — its product is MKTHNNFLLAVLAGIVIFTACDGPSEENKSLLASDQISYNFHIRPILSDKCFACHGPDANKREAGLRLDTEEGAYAALKDSPDAHVIVPGKANESAVYQRISTEDPSLQMPPPDSNLKLSEEEVELIKKWINKGAKYEPHWAFTPPKKSALPLEDEWCRNEIDNFALAQMKQYRLSPNEEADAATLVKRLSLDITGLPPSLELIDKYSDLSGDNYEALVDELMAKPSYGEKLAVLWMDVSRYSDSYGYQDDEMRTQWPYRDWVIHAFNENMSYDQFITWQLAGDMLPNATKEQILATAFNRNHKYTEEGGIIHEEYRVEYILDKTNTFTKGILGITMECAQCHDHKYDPFSQENYFQMYAFFNNTPEKGFEGDVSRSKPAKTPILWIDKEDTDPDGVLSYLNAPDTSQIMVSVMDELDTLRKTYILDRGVYDAPTVEVQASTPPSIMKYAEGLPKNRLGLAEWTTDKKNPLTARVFVNLIWQEIFGQGIVASAGDFGMQGDLPTHPQLLDWLAVDFMENDWDIKRLMKQIYSSATYRQSSIITEKKLSKDPSNLYLARAPRLRLTAENIQDLVLASSGLLNKEIGGMSIKPYQPEGLWEAATSGRGSLAKYVQDKGDKIYRRGLYHFIKLTVPPPKAIIFDASNRDRCEVTRGRTNTPLQALVMLNDPFVLEAARVMSTQMEKENLSPEEGIETAFKKILCRNIKDEEKEVLMDYFVQEKERFEGNPEVIEESLDVGEKPLLEEGVSAESAAMMQVIVSLYNLEETITKI
- a CDS encoding BT_3987 domain-containing protein, which translates into the protein MNNISYKIYSFFLLLCLIVGAGCEEDEQEIPTGIFIAPNSRDIVEPRNVVFVENYESSIAFSVAVYEPASEEIQVAIRQNNELVSQYNSTNGTQYEPLPEQSIRFSSETPVIEKGEKNSAEIEALINSDLLDEDKTYMLALEITNASGNIVLNKAMNVKYFSLKGGPPPNIALGKPTNQSSITAGGLSPRAVDGNTNGAWSAGSVTHTAGVGQDWWEVDLEAISPLIAQINIYNRTDCCAQRLVDFHVFVSDVPFESTSLEETQAQEGVSDYFTAGVGGAKTEIKIGRTGRYVRVQLEGNTPLALAEVEILAL